TCTGTTGAGCTTTTTTGAGCCCTCTGATTCTGTAAAATGAAGGATAACATTTCTGATGCTACACAGCATTCTACCAGCGTGAAAAACTCAGGACTGATTGTCTGCCAGAGCCGGGAGGGACTGTAAACCCTGCTGGCTATATTGGCATGAGCGCAGGATCCTGGGATATTTGGATTCTCAGTTTCCTATAATGGCCCCTTGGGCTTCAGCCTGGGATAGCCTGTGCATTTAAGCACTCCTGGCCACATGGGAAAACTTCCCCTATAGCTGCTCTGCGCCTCAGTGGATTAGGCCTctttgtctgtgatcagaaggtcagtgGTTTGAATCCCGGGGATGATGGACCCCTGAGCAAGGTCTTTAAGGCCCAGTCACTGGAGGGTCACTGGATGCTGGCCAGCTCTACACTGTGACCCCTTTTGTatttgtgtctcatggagagcagaaTAGTGATGGGAAATCCCTGTTGTGTTCTAAATATTCACTCCTTGTGCTATTCACACTGACCCATGAATTGTGTTCCCAAGCTGGGAAAAATATAGCagctacgggggggggggggggctcctggtTGCTGTCTCACGGCATGCTGAGTCTCCCACCCAGTGCCGCACTTCGGCTTCACGTAGCTGCGATGGGCAGCCTCTGCtcatgtatgacagcactgccagcCTGCTGGCACCAGCAGGGCACTGCCAGCGTTTATAATGAGGCTTCGGATCCCGTCCACATGCTTCCCCTGGAGTCCCATCCCAGCTCTGGCTGTCAGCGTCCCCAGCATGTCTCTCCCCCATCTTGCAGGTGCGGCAGAcagcaggggaaccactggcccCTCCTGCCGGTTGCTCCCAGAACCCGGATCCCCGGAATGCTCTTGATCCTCCTCCAGAGCCGAGAGGCCCTTCTAGGAACGGGTTGGGTAGCCGGACTGCAGGACCCGGTGCCGAGGAAGAGCTGCGAACGACGAAGGGCCCCGTACAGCTCAATGGGGCAAAGGGAGGAAGAGgggggggagaggaggaggaggaggacagtGAAGGAGGACAGAGCTGGAGCCTGCAGGTCCTGCTGAGACACTCCAAAGAGCTcctggaggaggagcaggaccGCAAGCGGGCCCAAGCCATCAACGGATCCGCGCCCACATCTGCAACAGCTGAAGAGGCTCCTCTTAAGGGAAACAAGCCAAGCACTGCTGGGACCCAGCCGAGCTTTAGCCCCTCCCACCGTCCAGTCAGCAGCACCCAGCCACATCCCAGTTCTAGCTCCACCCAAACCCCCTTTAGCTCCGCCCAGTTCCAGCCCAGTGCTAACGCCACCAAGCTCCAGAACAGCCGTAGCCCCACCCATAACCCTCTCGGCTCCCCCCAGCTTCAGTCCAGTCCTAGCTCCACCCACAGTCCTGTCAGCTCCACCCAGCCAATGCATAGCCCCACCCACAGAGCTCTTAGTCCTGTCCGGGTGCAGCCCAGCTCCTCCCCAGACAGCTTCCCAGACTCTCTGCTCGGCTGTATGCCGCACAGCCTCACTGGCTCATACGCCCAGCTGCCCTGCCCCGAGCCCAGCCTAAGCCCCCTCCCTCACCGTCGCCGGCCACGCCCCGTTTCTGCCGGAAACATCCTCATCTCCTGTCCTATGAGCGCTGCAGAGCTCAGTCCCCAAAAGGCCCCAGAAGGGCAACCATGGGCAGCCTGGGGACCAGGCGTTTCTGCCACCTACACAGACTGGAGCACAGCGGACCAGCCCTCCACTGTCGACTCTCTGCCGCCCTCCACAGGCAGTGGTTGGCCTTGCAGCCCCTCCTGCCTGAGTTCAGTCCACAGCGCGAAGAGCCCTCCCACATCCAGCCCGTTATTGCTAGACGGCATCACGCCAGACTTCCGCAGACACTCGCAGACACTAGACAGTCAGCTGTGCCTCCCTCACCAGGCTGAGCAGAGCCAGCAGAGCGTGCTCCGTTTCCCTTGTAGACAGCCTCAGCTGGTCTCCAGCCGCCGCTCACCACCCGCACCTCTCAACCAGTCCTACGATGTGGAGAGCCCATCCCCCTTACtacagcgcccccatgtggacacggACCCCACTCCCAGAGATTCCGGGACGAGTGCAGGACACCAGAGTGCTGTGGTCACACCGGAGGGGAGACAGGACCCCAGTGCAGGTGATGCATGCTGTACGAACGTCTGTTGCACATTACAATGCAGTTTCTCCACATGCACCTTGTGCCTCAGCGGGTTAGGGTGCTGCATCTGTAatcagatggtcgctggttctaATCCCagtgtcagcagagtgatgtcatcatcaggcccctgagcaaggcccttaacccccaatcacTTTGATCCTACTTCCTCAAATGTTGATTGCATTGGAtaaatgtctgctaaataaattaaatgacacTTAATATATCAATATACTGCTAGTAGTCATGATAATATTTAATAACTGCTTCTATGCACAGTGATTTCTGCATTTTAAGCTCAACTGTTAGTACTGCCGTGTAAAATCTGCAGCTAAATCCATACATGGACATTCAGAGCTGTGCGTGTGTACGTGTCTCACAGGCAAAGTTCAGTGGCAGCTCCAGGCCCTGGAGGAGTTACAGTGGCGCCTGTGGGAGGATCATGCCCAACAGCTGTCTCTGCTTAGAGCTGAAAAAGAACGGGAGCAGCAGCGCCTCCAGCAGGTTGGAATGTGACATgacaaataataaaatgcatagGTTACTTAAGCGAGCCTCACTCAGAAGGATTTTGGTTGCTTAGTGTCTTTGCCCTGCGGCTCACTGTGTGtagcagctggaggaggacaggagGCCAAAGGAGCAGAGTGGAAGGCTGGTCCAGGCTGAGGCCACCGGACACCAGCGGAAGGCTCTGAATGACAGCtgccccctgagccccatgccCCTCCCAGACGGATCCCCCGGGCTCAGCAGTCACAGCACGGGTATGCAGGCGGCCCTTGGCGGATACTAACCCTGATACTCTGTCACTACAGGGACAGTACTTAATGCACCAGAGTGTACATGTGCAGGAACTTAGGACTGTGGATGATAAAGATGCTAATGCAGAAGGGGCACGCAGAAGGCATGCTAACTGCTGTGCTGATCCAAACATTAGTAAGACTAATGCCCACATGAGCTGTAGTAACCAGTAAAATGCTGACAATAACCTTGGCTAACCCATTTCTTTCCAGGTT
The sequence above is a segment of the Brienomyrus brachyistius isolate T26 chromosome 5, BBRACH_0.4, whole genome shotgun sequence genome. Coding sequences within it:
- the LOC125741832 gene encoding centriolar coiled-coil protein of 110 kDa-like gives rise to the protein MNVDDQAPSMPDGGPRMESYEEFCSRSLAKLQMEAEHPACRRSAGPPVAARSSIRFHGMAVLSPLLSVQQRLEMKQHRQKALKLESERQSLRRAALLARVQSILDSVKVRQTAGEPLAPPAGCSQNPDPRNALDPPPEPRGPSRNGLGSRTAGPGAEEELRTTKGPVQLNGAKGGRGGGEEEEEDSEGGQSWSLQVLLRHSKELLEEEQDRKRAQAINGSAPTSATAEEAPLKGNKPSTAGTQPSFSPSHRPVSSTQPHPSSSSTQTPFSSAQFQPSANATKLQNSRSPTHNPLGSPQLQSSPSSTHSPVSSTQPMHSPTHRALSPVRVQPSSSPDSFPDSLLGCMPHSLTGSYAQLPCPEPSLSPLPHRRRPRPVSAGNILISCPMSAAELSPQKAPEGQPWAAWGPGVSATYTDWSTADQPSTVDSLPPSTGSGWPCSPSCLSSVHSAKSPPTSSPLLLDGITPDFRRHSQTLDSQLCLPHQAEQSQQSVLRFPCRQPQLVSSRRSPPAPLNQSYDVESPSPLLQRPHVDTDPTPRDSGTSAGHQSAVVTPEGRQDPSAGKVQWQLQALEELQWRLWEDHAQQLSLLRAEKEREQQRLQQLEEDRRPKEQSGRLVQAEATGHQRKALNDSCPLSPMPLPDGSPGLSSHSTGYSSFFSSSDMPSLAVQSPAYLRGTSWGGSKPRGRHSEVMTPEQQRALCRVGAMARGFLTRRLLNTAKLKHLRQTVKDTQEFIRSFQKESPAMRSSLCTQDFTLQERVQAQLRAALFDVHDIFFVMPLRDRLALLRQDRDLKREKKLREMEKARSSQDKVTLSTATQKSMDRKKQRVSNAVGQCRKSRDKPKSPMAKRCGALCSESTSRGGTPSPVLRNPARVLQPNQGQNAPRPGQLPRHGSLYRRKPEERVKRCDSLRRQHSLG